The Rhododendron vialii isolate Sample 1 chromosome 8a, ASM3025357v1 genome has a window encoding:
- the LOC131335857 gene encoding uncharacterized protein LOC131335857, whose amino-acid sequence MVHLLFTLLIQALIPVLAQNNPIHVKSCRSYCGNITVDYPFALQPGCGHPGFRNLLFCINDFLMFHISSGSYRVLDIDYAYQALTLHDPHMSNCDSIVLGNRGNGFVVESWRAPYLNPTQDNAFMLIGCSPESPLFQGFPGKHLPCRNVSSMGCEEYYGCPAWDVIGPKRVGSVYGTGPPECCSVPFDAIRAINLTKLECQGYSSAYNLAPIRAGGPDEWAYGIRVKYSLSGSTAFCTACEATAGSCGYDIDGVNEVCICGSWNSTSNCDSVHSSSGQRTSYLVDTKAGFLISMIVWMYYKR is encoded by the exons ATGGTTCACCTCCTCTTCACTCTATTAATCCAGGCCTTAATTCCAGTCCTAGCTCAAAACAACCCCATCCATGTCAAATCCTGCCGATCGTATTGCGGAAACATAACGGTTGACTACCCGTTCGCCCTACAACCCGGGTGCGGGCATCCGGGTTTTCGGAACCTCTTGTTTTGCATCAATGATTTCCTCATGTTCCACATAAGCTCAGGGTCCTATAGGGTCTTGGACATAGACTATGCTTACCAAGCCCTCACATTACATGACCCGCATATGTCGAACTGCGACTCGATTGTGCTTGGAAACAGGGGGAATGGGTTCGTGGTCGAGTCGTGGCGGGCTCCGTATCTGAACCCGACCCAAGATAACGCGTTCATGTTAATAGGTTGCTCCCCTGAGTCTCCCCTTTTTCAGGGGTTCCCAGGGAAGCACTTGCCCTGTAGGAATGTTTCTAGTATGGGCTGTGAGGAGTACTACGGGTGTCCGGCCTGGGATGTAATTGGGCCTAAGCGGGTGGGCTCTGTGTACGGAACAGGCCCACCCGAGTGTTGTTCAGTGCCGTTTGATGCCATCAGGGCTATAAATCTTACTAAGCTCGAGTGCCAAGGGTATAGCAGTGCATACAATCTTGCGCCTATCCGGGCAGGCGGGCCCGATGAGTGGGCCTATGGGATACGGGTCAAGTATTCTTTGTCGGGGAGCACGGCTTTTTGTACGGCGTGCGAAGCAACCGCGGGATCGTGCGGGTATGACATTGATGGTGTGAATGAGGTTTGCATCTGTGGGAGCTGGAATTCTACATCAAATTGTGATTCTG TTCACTCCTCATCAGGCCAACGAACATCCTATTTGGTGGACACAAAAGCAG GGTTCCTGATCAGTATGATCGTTTGGATGTACTATAAGAGATAA